The Nitrospinota bacterium genome window below encodes:
- a CDS encoding nitrate- and nitrite sensing domain-containing protein: MPMKEVFTKDIFLRMQGLVFLVFLFALGLAAALLMAERKELRRAEQYRLMDETAGRLNNAAGLHALERGIGNTILGTEFPTPAMIQRFNEIGGKADVETNAALGNFKELMATDFDRDVERLLAGWKRRLAGLDAARKRVAAHDIKTEEWVAAASENIETEFHLRDTIFAPHEIGEKIMYYNIVIRANVAKLCEYAGRERALLGGLIAAGRPIPPETAETLRGYRVIVDDTVGRVLGLRQLEETPASLLAAIDRFERVFLTDYENTRKAVYAASAARAPYPLSGEAWLVKATEAIDSGLDISRAVGDISRGGVMDIRNHALIRAGLYMLVFLAALAVFGLILWQKAAQGRLQIEKGEAEKATEMKNKLLSLVAHDLRGGFSTILSLLKRVGGEAESPPAVYRATVSRVILIVENLLRMTEEILSINRIKGGQLGVKREFMDVRRAVDLVFERVAQQADEKGATLVNAVPAGIRFYADPNLMEEVFHNLITNAIKFCKKNEGRVEVGTPFGRNGVVTVRDNGIGIPEALLGKIFKHEEKTSRAGTSGERGTGLGLPLCGDIIAAHSGTIAAESAAGGGSMFTITLPYRRPYAAIMGDDVQFISTLEKFFANNLNVEVVEVDTPYALTKTASSGGCPEFIIIAAQAGNANILNFLSALRGIDEYARTPLIVAGNEADAANKAQYIRAGANHFLQKQNAEKELLVLAKRYIGPRDAAA, encoded by the coding sequence ATGCCGATGAAAGAGGTCTTCACGAAGGATATCTTCCTTCGTATGCAGGGACTGGTGTTTCTTGTTTTCCTTTTCGCGCTCGGTCTTGCCGCCGCCCTTCTGATGGCGGAACGCAAAGAACTGCGGCGGGCGGAGCAGTATCGCCTGATGGACGAAACGGCGGGACGCCTGAACAACGCCGCCGGCCTGCACGCGCTCGAACGCGGCATCGGCAACACCATCCTCGGCACGGAATTTCCCACCCCCGCGATGATCCAACGGTTCAACGAAATCGGCGGCAAGGCCGACGTGGAAACGAACGCCGCGCTGGGGAACTTCAAAGAACTTATGGCGACGGATTTCGACCGCGACGTGGAGCGGTTGCTGGCCGGATGGAAGCGGCGGCTGGCGGGGCTTGACGCGGCCCGGAAAAGGGTCGCCGCGCATGACATCAAGACGGAGGAATGGGTTGCCGCCGCCTCCGAAAACATCGAAACCGAGTTCCATCTGCGCGACACGATATTCGCCCCCCACGAGATCGGGGAAAAAATCATGTACTACAACATCGTGATCCGGGCCAACGTCGCCAAGTTGTGCGAATACGCCGGACGCGAGCGCGCGCTGCTGGGGGGGCTGATCGCCGCGGGCCGTCCGATCCCGCCGGAAACGGCGGAGACGTTGCGCGGCTACCGGGTCATCGTGGACGATACCGTCGGCAGGGTGTTGGGGTTGCGCCAGTTGGAGGAAACGCCGGCATCGCTTCTGGCGGCCATCGACCGTTTTGAGAGGGTCTTTTTGACCGATTACGAAAACACGCGCAAAGCGGTGTACGCCGCTTCGGCGGCGCGCGCCCCCTATCCGCTTTCAGGGGAAGCCTGGCTGGTCAAAGCCACCGAAGCCATCGATTCCGGGCTGGACATCTCGCGCGCGGTCGGCGACATATCCAGAGGCGGCGTGATGGACATCCGCAACCATGCGCTCATCCGGGCGGGACTTTACATGCTGGTGTTCCTGGCGGCATTGGCCGTCTTCGGCCTTATTCTCTGGCAAAAGGCGGCGCAAGGCAGGTTGCAGATTGAAAAGGGCGAGGCCGAAAAGGCGACGGAAATGAAAAACAAACTCCTTTCCCTGGTCGCGCACGACCTGCGCGGCGGTTTCAGCACCATCCTTTCCCTGTTGAAGCGCGTCGGGGGCGAAGCGGAATCGCCCCCCGCCGTGTACCGCGCCACCGTCTCCCGCGTCATCCTGATAGTGGAAAACCTGCTGCGCATGACCGAGGAGATACTGAGTATCAACCGCATCAAGGGCGGCCAGCTGGGGGTGAAGCGGGAATTCATGGACGTGCGGCGCGCGGTCGATTTGGTGTTTGAGCGCGTGGCCCAACAGGCCGACGAGAAGGGCGCCACGCTGGTGAACGCCGTTCCCGCCGGCATACGGTTCTACGCCGACCCCAATCTGATGGAGGAGGTGTTCCACAACCTGATCACCAACGCCATCAAGTTCTGCAAAAAAAACGAGGGGCGGGTGGAGGTGGGCACCCCCTTCGGCAGGAACGGCGTCGTCACCGTCAGGGACAACGGCATCGGCATTCCGGAGGCGCTGCTGGGGAAAATCTTCAAACATGAGGAGAAGACCAGCCGCGCCGGCACTTCCGGCGAACGGGGAACCGGGCTCGGCCTCCCTCTTTGCGGCGACATCATCGCCGCGCACAGCGGCACGATCGCGGCGGAATCGGCCGCGGGGGGCGGAAGCATGTTCACGATCACCCTGCCGTACCGGCGCCCGTATGCCGCCATCATGGGGGACGACGTCCAGTTCATATCCACCCTTGAAAAGTTTTTTGCCAATAATTTGAATGTGGAAGTGGTGGAGGTCGATACCCCCTACGCGCTCACAAAAACCGCATCCAGCGGCGGCTGTCCGGAATTCATCATCATCGCCGCCCAGGCGGGCAACGCCAACATCCTGAACTTCCTCTCCGCGTTGCGCGGCATAGACGAGTATGCCCGCACCCCGCTCATCGTCGCGGGGAACGAGGCGGATGCCGCGAACAAGGCGCAGTACATCCGCGCGGGGGCCAACCACTTCCTCCAGAAACAGAACGCCGAGAAGGAGTTGCTGGTGCTGGCGAAGCGGTACATCGGCCCGCGCGACGCCGCCGCGTAA
- a CDS encoding Dabb family protein: MIRHIVLFKLKEGTPAAEGKELARQLAALLHTTGGLMKEAEVAFDVVHAHNSYDIVLNSVFENIEDLKEYQAHPEHVKVLDLIKKICFATVKADYGI, from the coding sequence ATGATCCGCCACATCGTGTTGTTCAAGCTGAAGGAAGGGACTCCCGCGGCCGAAGGGAAAGAACTGGCCCGCCAGCTCGCCGCCCTGTTGCACACGACGGGCGGACTGATGAAAGAGGCGGAAGTCGCCTTTGACGTTGTTCACGCGCACAACTCATACGACATCGTGCTCAACTCCGTGTTCGAAAATATCGAAGATCTGAAAGAGTATCAGGCGCACCCGGAGCATGTAAAAGTGCTTGATTTGATTAAGAAAATCTGCTTTGCTACCGTAAAAGCAGATTACGGGATTTAA
- a CDS encoding pyridoxine 5'-phosphate synthase: MAKLGVNVDHVATLRQARRAAYPDPALAAKLALEEGVSCITVHLREDRRHIQDADLLAIRKLPGCRLNLEMSATDEIIAIALKVRPEQVTIVPERREELTTEGGLDVAARPEFYRDLTKTFSAAGIGLSFFIDPGQKQIDACAATHAVAVEINTAAYSGAVSDKDIVKTLRDVQRSAHAARQLGLIVHAGHGLNYKNVTSIAAIDGLDELNIGHSIVAQSVYVGFPAAVASMKKLIEAAIPKKRAAAGAK, encoded by the coding sequence ATGGCGAAACTGGGCGTAAATGTTGACCATGTGGCGACGCTGCGGCAGGCGCGGCGCGCGGCGTACCCCGACCCGGCGCTGGCCGCGAAGCTGGCGCTGGAGGAAGGGGTCTCCTGCATCACCGTCCACCTGCGCGAAGACCGCCGCCACATACAGGACGCCGACCTGCTTGCCATCCGCAAGCTTCCCGGCTGCCGCCTGAACCTCGAAATGTCCGCGACGGACGAGATCATCGCCATCGCCCTCAAGGTGCGGCCGGAACAGGTGACCATCGTGCCGGAGCGGCGGGAGGAGTTGACCACCGAAGGGGGGCTGGACGTGGCGGCGCGCCCCGAATTTTACCGCGACCTGACCAAAACCTTTTCCGCCGCCGGGATCGGCCTCTCTTTTTTCATCGATCCCGGCCAAAAGCAAATTGACGCCTGCGCCGCCACCCACGCGGTGGCGGTGGAGATCAACACCGCCGCCTACAGCGGGGCGGTGAGCGACAAGGACATCGTCAAAACCCTGCGCGACGTGCAACGCTCGGCCCACGCGGCGCGCCAACTGGGGCTTATCGTTCACGCCGGCCACGGGCTGAACTACAAAAACGTCACTTCCATCGCCGCCATCGACGGGCTGGACGAACTGAACATCGGCCACAGCATCGTGGCGCAATCGGTGTATGTCGGATTTCCCGCCGCCGTCGCCAGCATGAAAAAGCTGATCGAGGCCGCCATCCCGAAAAAACGGGCCGCGGCGGGAGCGAAATGA